Proteins from a single region of Methanoculleus taiwanensis:
- the eno gene encoding phosphopyruvate hydratase — translation MTEIDTTIQSIRAREILDSRGNPTVEAEVTLACGALARAASPSGASTGVHEALELRDGVIGRYGGKGVQRPVSLINGEIRDRLAGLDALEQQAVDEALIRLDGTPNKENLGANTTLAVSMAVARAAAAAEGRWLWEYLGDPARPLLPVPMLNILNGGVHANWQGPDFQEYMIAPYGAPTFAEALRWGAEIYHALKALLKEKGYSTGVGDEGGFAPTVSSNTEPLDLIVEAIERAGYDPGREVGIALDPASSSFYTGGAYELRTEGLTLTAAEMVDRYRELADAYPVIVIEDGLAEDDWDGWRLLTATLGDRVELVGDDLFVTNVARIERGIREGAANAVLIKPNQIGTVTETIAAVRLAQKNGWGAMVSHRSGETVDTFIADFTVAMQTGHLKTGAPARGERVAKYNQLLRIEEAAGEAARYAGRGGFVR, via the coding sequence ATGACCGAGATTGACACAACCATCCAATCGATCCGTGCCCGGGAGATCCTCGATTCCCGGGGCAACCCGACCGTCGAAGCCGAAGTCACCCTCGCCTGCGGGGCGCTCGCCCGGGCTGCATCGCCTTCCGGGGCGTCCACCGGGGTTCACGAGGCACTCGAACTCCGGGACGGCGTCATAGGCAGGTATGGCGGCAAAGGGGTGCAGCGGCCCGTCAGCCTGATCAACGGTGAGATCAGGGATCGCCTGGCGGGGCTCGACGCCCTTGAGCAGCAGGCGGTGGACGAAGCGCTCATCCGGCTCGACGGAACACCGAACAAGGAGAACCTCGGCGCCAACACCACGCTTGCGGTCTCGATGGCCGTCGCCCGGGCTGCCGCCGCTGCTGAGGGGCGCTGGCTCTGGGAGTACCTCGGCGACCCTGCACGCCCGCTCCTCCCGGTGCCGATGCTGAACATCCTGAACGGGGGCGTGCACGCGAACTGGCAGGGGCCGGACTTCCAGGAGTACATGATCGCACCCTACGGCGCCCCGACCTTCGCCGAGGCGCTCCGCTGGGGTGCCGAGATCTACCACGCGCTCAAAGCCCTCCTCAAGGAAAAGGGCTACAGCACCGGCGTCGGCGACGAAGGCGGGTTTGCGCCGACGGTCTCCTCGAACACCGAACCGCTCGACCTGATCGTGGAAGCGATCGAGCGGGCGGGCTACGACCCCGGCAGGGAGGTCGGGATCGCTCTCGACCCCGCATCGAGCAGTTTCTACACGGGCGGCGCCTACGAGCTCCGGACCGAAGGGCTCACCCTGACCGCCGCGGAGATGGTCGACCGGTACCGCGAGCTCGCCGACGCCTACCCCGTCATCGTCATTGAGGACGGCCTCGCCGAGGACGACTGGGACGGGTGGCGGCTGCTGACCGCAACACTCGGGGATCGGGTGGAACTCGTCGGCGACGATCTCTTCGTGACGAACGTTGCGCGTATCGAGCGGGGGATCCGGGAAGGCGCGGCGAACGCCGTCCTGATCAAGCCGAACCAGATCGGAACCGTCACCGAGACGATCGCCGCTGTTCGGCTCGCGCAGAAGAACGGCTGGGGTGCCATGGTCTCCCACCGGAGCGGCGAGACCGTCGACACCTTCATCGCCGATTTCACCGTCGCCATGCAGACCGGCCACCTCAAGACCGGGGCGCCGGCACGGGGCGAGCGGGTGGCGAAGTACAACCAGCTCCTCCGGATCGAAGAAGCGGCAGGAGAGGCAGCCCGGTATGCCGGGCGGGGTGGATTCGTCCGATAA
- the glnA gene encoding type I glutamate--ammonia ligase — protein sequence MSPDTVSTLLKKIEQDNVRFLRLQFTDLLGMPKNVAIPVSQAEKALTDGIGFDGSSIEGFARIEESDMLLKPDPSTYTILPWRSQAKAVARFVCDVTGPGGQPFEGDPRYILRKVAEDARKDGYTFNTGPELEFFLFRMVDGRPTTAFQDVGGYFDLAPTDLAENVRSDIVLALEAMGFEIEASHHEVAESQHEIDFKYSDALTTADRVMTFKFAVKTLALMNNLHASFMAKPIYGICGSGMHVNCSLAKDGKNAFYDPDGWQQLSETCMHFIGGVLSHAKAITRVANPTINSYKRLVPGFEAPCYITWSTSNRSTQVRIPAPRGNSTRVEFRSPDPTCNPYLTFAALLAAGMDGVRNRIEPPASTNANIFHMTPAERQRAGIETLPADLAEAHQALLADDVVCRALGSHVVDALSSIAELEWDSFRTAVHPWELDRYLATY from the coding sequence ATGTCCCCGGATACCGTTTCGACACTCCTCAAAAAAATAGAACAGGACAACGTCCGGTTCTTGCGCCTCCAGTTCACCGATCTCCTCGGGATGCCGAAGAACGTCGCAATCCCTGTCAGTCAGGCGGAGAAGGCTTTGACCGACGGTATCGGGTTCGACGGCTCCTCGATCGAGGGGTTCGCCCGGATAGAAGAGTCCGACATGCTCTTAAAGCCCGATCCGTCGACCTACACGATCCTTCCGTGGCGGTCTCAGGCGAAGGCGGTCGCCCGGTTCGTCTGCGATGTGACCGGACCCGGCGGCCAGCCGTTCGAGGGCGACCCGCGTTATATCCTCCGGAAGGTGGCGGAGGATGCGAGGAAGGACGGCTACACCTTCAACACCGGCCCGGAACTTGAGTTCTTCCTCTTCCGGATGGTCGACGGCAGGCCGACGACCGCCTTCCAGGACGTCGGGGGGTACTTCGACCTTGCCCCGACCGACCTTGCCGAGAACGTCCGCAGCGATATCGTCCTCGCCCTCGAGGCGATGGGTTTTGAGATCGAGGCCTCCCACCACGAGGTGGCCGAGAGCCAGCACGAGATCGACTTCAAGTACAGCGACGCCCTGACGACCGCCGACCGTGTCATGACCTTCAAGTTCGCGGTCAAGACGCTCGCCCTCATGAATAACCTCCACGCGAGTTTCATGGCCAAACCGATCTACGGCATCTGCGGCAGCGGCATGCACGTGAACTGCTCGCTCGCAAAAGACGGGAAGAACGCCTTCTACGACCCGGACGGCTGGCAGCAGCTCTCCGAGACCTGCATGCACTTCATCGGCGGCGTCCTTTCCCACGCAAAGGCGATCACCCGGGTGGCGAACCCGACGATCAACTCCTATAAAAGACTCGTCCCGGGTTTTGAGGCGCCGTGCTACATCACCTGGAGCACGAGCAACCGGTCGACGCAGGTCCGTATCCCCGCACCCCGCGGCAACAGCACCCGCGTTGAGTTCCGGAGCCCCGACCCGACCTGCAACCCCTACCTGACGTTCGCCGCGCTCCTTGCGGCGGGCATGGACGGCGTGCGGAACCGGATCGAGCCCCCGGCGAGCACCAATGCGAATATATTCCACATGACTCCCGCGGAGCGGCAGAGAGCGGGTATCGAGACACTGCCGGCAGACCTCGCCGAGGCGCACCAGGCGCTCCTCGCCGACGATGTCGTCTGCAGGGCGCTCGGCAGCCATGTCGTCGACGCACTCTCGTCGATTGCCGAGCTCGAATGGGATTCGTTCCGCACCGCAGTGCACCCCTGGGAACTCGACCGGTACCTGGCGACCTACTGA
- the kaiC gene encoding circadian clock protein KaiC, with amino-acid sequence MHDREEPRRSPRTELPKSPTGIQGLDEVTWGGLPKGRPTLVVGKAGSGKTLLGMEFLIYGALEYGEPGVLVSFEEPVEDLIQNVASLGYDLNDLIAKDLLVIDHVEISRSDIIETGEFDLEALFIRLGYAIDSIGASRIVLDTIESLFSGFTDTTILRAELRRLFFWLKNKGITAVITGESGEGTMTRHGLEEYVSDCVIHLDHRVDEQISTRRLRVVKYRGSVHGTNEYPFLIDEAGISVLPITSTGLAHTVTRERVSSGVGELDAMFEGEGFYRGSTIMVAGTAGTGKTSFGASFVQAACLRGEKCLYFSFEESPDQIVRNMQSIGIDLAPHIESDLLEIQSSRPTMYGLEMHLVMLLKEIRQKQPEVVVIDPLTDLIAIGTTKDVKVMLTRLIDYLKTNRTTALFTHLVHSREEGAPSDLAVSSLIDTLIRLQYVESAGEHNRGLYILKSRGMGHSNQIREYRITDNGIELADAYVGHAGMFMGTARFVQEAKDRAELEARREEIALRQRELERKKRIMEGQIAVLQDEFASYEESLRREIQTEGRRQRSADAEMQAIRRLRMPEDSDDDRRVHLAGRRTEEER; translated from the coding sequence ATGCACGACAGAGAAGAACCCCGGAGATCGCCCCGCACCGAGTTGCCGAAAAGTCCGACCGGGATCCAGGGCCTTGATGAGGTCACCTGGGGCGGACTGCCGAAGGGGCGCCCAACCCTCGTCGTCGGGAAGGCGGGGTCGGGCAAAACCCTGCTCGGAATGGAGTTTCTGATCTACGGTGCGCTGGAGTACGGGGAACCGGGCGTCCTCGTCTCCTTCGAAGAGCCGGTCGAAGACCTCATTCAGAACGTCGCGTCGCTCGGCTACGACCTGAACGATCTCATAGCGAAGGATCTGCTCGTCATCGACCACGTAGAGATCTCAAGAAGCGACATTATCGAAACGGGAGAGTTCGACCTCGAGGCGCTCTTCATCAGGCTCGGGTACGCCATCGACTCCATCGGTGCTTCGCGGATCGTCCTCGACACCATCGAGTCGCTCTTCTCCGGTTTCACGGACACCACCATCCTCCGCGCCGAACTCCGGCGGCTCTTCTTCTGGCTGAAGAATAAAGGCATCACCGCAGTTATCACCGGTGAGAGCGGCGAAGGAACCATGACCCGCCACGGCCTTGAGGAGTATGTCTCAGACTGCGTGATCCACCTCGACCACCGGGTGGACGAGCAGATCTCGACGCGCCGCCTGCGGGTGGTAAAGTACCGCGGGTCGGTTCACGGCACCAACGAGTACCCCTTCCTGATCGACGAGGCCGGGATCTCCGTGCTGCCGATCACCTCGACGGGTCTTGCGCATACCGTCACCCGCGAACGCGTATCGAGCGGCGTCGGGGAGCTTGATGCCATGTTCGAGGGGGAGGGGTTCTACCGCGGCAGCACAATCATGGTTGCGGGGACGGCAGGCACCGGAAAGACCAGTTTCGGGGCGAGCTTCGTGCAGGCCGCCTGCCTCCGGGGGGAGAAGTGCCTTTACTTCTCCTTTGAAGAGTCTCCCGACCAGATCGTGCGCAACATGCAGTCGATCGGCATCGACCTTGCACCCCATATCGAGAGCGATCTGCTTGAGATCCAGTCCTCCCGCCCGACGATGTACGGCCTTGAGATGCACCTCGTGATGCTGCTCAAGGAGATCCGGCAGAAGCAGCCCGAGGTCGTGGTGATCGATCCATTAACCGATCTCATCGCTATCGGTACCACAAAAGATGTCAAGGTCATGCTCACGCGCCTGATCGACTACCTGAAGACGAACCGGACCACCGCACTCTTCACCCACCTGGTTCACTCGCGGGAGGAGGGTGCCCCATCGGATCTTGCCGTATCTTCACTCATCGATACGCTGATCCGGCTGCAGTACGTTGAGTCTGCCGGAGAGCACAACCGCGGACTCTACATCCTGAAATCCCGGGGGATGGGGCATTCCAACCAGATCCGGGAGTACCGGATCACGGACAATGGCATCGAGCTTGCCGACGCCTACGTCGGTCATGCCGGGATGTTCATGGGCACCGCCCGGTTCGTGCAGGAGGCGAAGGATCGGGCGGAACTCGAGGCGAGGAGAGAGGAGATCGCGCTCCGGCAGCGCGAGCTCGAGCGGAAAAAGCGTATTATGGAGGGGCAGATCGCTGTGTTGCAGGATGAATTCGCCTCGTACGAGGAGAGTCTCCGGAGGGAGATCCAGACCGAGGGGCGCCGGCAGAGGAGTGCCGATGCGGAGATGCAGGCAATCCGGAGGCTGCGTATGCCGGAGGATTCGGACGATGATCGAAGGGTTCACCTGGCCGGGAGAAGAACGGAGGAAGAGCGATGA
- a CDS encoding circadian clock KaiB family protein has translation MTNEKKITGQDPRSTTERFELALERTDARYVLRLYITGMTPRSREAIENIKEICETHLSGRYDLEVIDIYQQPERAEEAQVFAAPTLIKELPLPLRKLIGDMSNRDRVLIGLGIQEKK, from the coding sequence ATGACAAACGAGAAAAAGATAACCGGGCAGGACCCGCGGTCGACGACGGAGAGGTTCGAGCTGGCGCTGGAGAGGACGGATGCCCGCTACGTCCTGCGCCTTTATATTACGGGAATGACACCCCGATCCCGGGAGGCTATCGAGAACATCAAGGAGATCTGCGAGACGCACCTTTCGGGGCGCTACGACCTCGAGGTGATCGATATCTACCAGCAGCCCGAGCGGGCAGAGGAAGCCCAGGTCTTCGCAGCCCCCACACTCATCAAGGAGCTTCCCCTGCCGCTCCGAAAACTTATCGGGGATATGTCAAATAGAGACCGGGTTCTGATCGGGCTTGGAATCCAGGAGAAGAAGTGA
- a CDS encoding YybH family protein, whose translation MQQTGLVDEARKAIEEANTRFSEGFMRGDASITASGFADDAVIFPPDAEMVRGKRAIEEFWRTVMASGVKEATLATVELSGSGEYRHEMGTGILKVSTQGGTPAEQKIKYVVVWKRTAEGWKNVWDIWNSSPGASEK comes from the coding sequence ATGCAACAAACTGGTTTGGTTGATGAAGCCCGAAAAGCCATCGAAGAGGCGAATACGCGATTTTCTGAAGGTTTCATGAGGGGTGACGCCTCGATAACGGCATCCGGATTTGCCGATGATGCGGTCATCTTCCCTCCCGATGCGGAGATGGTCAGGGGGAAGCGGGCTATTGAGGAGTTCTGGCGGACGGTCATGGCGTCAGGCGTGAAAGAAGCGACGTTGGCCACGGTTGAACTATCAGGGAGCGGCGAGTATCGCCATGAGATGGGCACGGGTATCCTCAAGGTAAGCACTCAGGGCGGGACGCCTGCCGAGCAGAAGATCAAATACGTGGTTGTGTGGAAGCGCACGGCCGAAGGCTGGAAGAACGTATGGGATATCTGGAATAGTTCTCCTGGCGCATCCGAGAAGTGA
- a CDS encoding circadian clock KaiB family protein, with amino-acid sequence MTGEEENCGAVNGEVWILRLYVAGQTPKSLTAFANLKKLCEEHLAGRYTIEVIDLLEQPQLARGDQIFAVPTLVRKLPPPLRKIIGDLSNTEKVLVGLDIRPGC; translated from the coding sequence ATGACCGGGGAAGAGGAGAACTGCGGAGCGGTGAACGGGGAGGTCTGGATACTGCGGCTCTACGTCGCCGGCCAGACCCCGAAGTCACTCACCGCATTTGCCAACTTAAAGAAACTCTGCGAGGAGCACCTCGCCGGACGGTATACAATCGAGGTGATCGATCTCCTCGAGCAGCCCCAGCTCGCCAGGGGCGATCAGATCTTTGCCGTCCCCACGCTCGTCCGGAAGCTGCCTCCGCCCCTGCGCAAGATCATCGGCGACCTCTCGAACACCGAGAAGGTTCTCGTCGGTCTGGACATCCGGCCGGGGTGCTGA
- a CDS encoding TrmB family transcriptional regulator — MTIAPIPQLRTLGLNEYEAKVYSTLVGLRKGTARDINRLSGVPRGRIYEILHDLARRGFIGIEEGSPNSYYVLDTDEVIDRLKEDAIRSLEEARTALKSLEVELPVTRAPWFVLRSDWAIENHFQSVFRKVQEELIVLCRDLRFLQEHERLFKQLRRRIQVSVVVSDKELFSGVNLPIYEATGLLRDFFESDLPGPEHVEMTAAFFIDAKESFFIGRSGAERLAVIGTERALIRYLAKSIAERIRE; from the coding sequence ATGACTATCGCACCCATCCCGCAGCTCCGCACTCTCGGCCTCAATGAGTACGAGGCGAAGGTCTACTCCACCCTCGTCGGGCTCCGGAAGGGCACCGCTCGGGATATCAACCGGCTGAGCGGCGTCCCCCGCGGGAGGATCTACGAGATCCTCCACGACCTCGCCCGACGGGGTTTCATCGGCATCGAGGAGGGATCCCCGAACTCCTACTACGTGCTCGACACCGACGAGGTGATCGACCGGCTCAAGGAGGATGCCATCCGCTCGCTCGAAGAGGCCCGCACCGCCTTAAAAAGCCTCGAGGTCGAGCTGCCGGTGACACGCGCTCCGTGGTTCGTCCTTCGGAGTGACTGGGCGATCGAGAACCACTTCCAGTCGGTCTTCCGGAAGGTGCAGGAGGAACTCATCGTCCTCTGCCGCGACCTTCGGTTCCTGCAGGAGCACGAACGGCTCTTCAAACAGCTCCGGCGGCGGATCCAGGTCTCTGTCGTCGTCAGCGACAAGGAACTGTTCTCCGGGGTCAACCTCCCGATCTACGAGGCCACCGGACTCCTCCGGGACTTTTTCGAGAGTGACCTCCCGGGGCCGGAGCACGTCGAGATGACCGCCGCCTTCTTCATCGATGCAAAGGAATCGTTCTTCATCGGCAGAAGCGGCGCCGAGCGGCTCGCCGTCATCGGTACTGAGCGAGCCCTGATCCGCTACCTCGCGAAGAGCATCGCCGAGCGGATACGGGAATAA
- a CDS encoding PAS domain-containing sensor histidine kinase, which translates to MQDQGHLSDTNASRLPRKEELLRVLEELYGGFAEAEETLSAIRRGEVDAFLVSTDEGEKIYTLKTAEHPYRVLIEQMREGAAILSTDGTVLYSNASFARLIRMPLEKVMGESIHAFIAPAGAGSFRRMMEAGDPSGSTGESTLQATGGGLVPVYLSLRLLPMDGMSVFSLVATDLTERKQAEETLQRAYDELEDRVEERTAELAQINARLQVEIEERIKVEDALRESEARERRRATELQAITEAVPAAIFIALDPECRSMFGSRYTYELLHLPPGSNLSKSAPEGERQAHFRTMKDGAEIPPEELPVQRAAATGRPVQQFEFDLVFNDGTTRHLLGNAVPLLDESGRSHGAVGAFIDITERKRAEEALRRRTEDLVRQSREVVAARDEANMYLDIMTHDVRNANNVSSMYAGLLVELAEGDLTAYAEKLRDSIDRSTGILRNVATIRRTQAEHDRLVPVNLDAIIKEEIGNFPGASIRYIDPAVEVLADNLLPMIFTNLIGNAIKYGEPGVEITIVVEEQGGEVLVSVEDTGPGVPDEVKKKLFTRFERGRAGGSGQGLGLFIVRMLVERYGGEVWIEDRIPGQPEQGAAFRFTLRKAGYRP; encoded by the coding sequence ATGCAGGATCAGGGTCATCTGTCCGATACGAACGCTTCCCGGCTCCCGAGAAAGGAGGAACTCCTCCGCGTCCTTGAGGAGTTGTACGGAGGCTTTGCCGAGGCTGAAGAGACCCTTTCAGCGATCCGGAGGGGAGAGGTCGATGCCTTCCTCGTCTCTACGGACGAAGGGGAGAAGATCTATACCTTAAAGACCGCCGAGCATCCCTACCGCGTGCTCATCGAGCAGATGCGGGAAGGAGCAGCTATTCTTTCGACCGACGGCACCGTCCTCTACAGCAACGCGAGCTTCGCCCGGCTGATCCGTATGCCCCTCGAGAAGGTGATGGGGGAGTCGATTCACGCCTTCATCGCTCCTGCCGGTGCGGGGAGCTTCCGGAGGATGATGGAGGCGGGAGATCCCTCCGGCAGCACGGGCGAAAGCACGCTGCAGGCGACCGGGGGAGGCCTGGTGCCGGTATACCTCTCCCTGCGGCTGCTGCCGATGGACGGAATGTCGGTATTCTCCCTGGTCGCCACGGATCTGACCGAGCGGAAGCAAGCGGAAGAGACGCTGCAGCGGGCGTACGACGAACTCGAGGACCGGGTGGAGGAAAGGACCGCCGAACTGGCGCAGATCAATGCCAGGCTCCAGGTCGAGATCGAGGAGCGCATAAAGGTCGAGGATGCGCTCCGGGAGAGCGAGGCGCGGGAGCGGCGGCGGGCGACGGAGCTGCAGGCAATTACGGAAGCGGTACCGGCGGCGATCTTCATCGCGCTCGATCCCGAATGCCGCTCTATGTTCGGCAGCAGGTATACCTACGAACTGCTCCACCTGCCGCCGGGAAGCAACCTTTCAAAATCGGCACCCGAAGGCGAGCGGCAGGCACATTTCCGGACTATGAAAGACGGCGCCGAGATCCCGCCGGAGGAACTGCCGGTACAGAGAGCCGCCGCAACCGGCCGGCCGGTACAGCAGTTTGAATTCGACCTGGTCTTTAATGACGGGACGACGCGGCACCTGCTCGGCAATGCCGTGCCGCTGCTGGACGAGAGCGGCAGATCCCATGGCGCGGTAGGTGCTTTTATCGATATCACCGAGCGCAAACGGGCGGAAGAGGCGCTGCGGCGCCGCACCGAAGACCTCGTCCGGCAGAGCCGGGAGGTCGTAGCAGCACGCGACGAGGCGAACATGTACCTCGACATCATGACCCACGACGTCCGGAACGCGAACAACGTCTCGAGCATGTACGCCGGCCTTCTGGTCGAGCTCGCCGAAGGAGACCTGACGGCCTATGCCGAGAAACTGCGTGACAGCATCGACCGGAGCACCGGAATCCTCAGGAACGTCGCCACTATCCGGCGAACTCAGGCGGAACACGACCGTCTGGTGCCGGTGAACCTCGATGCGATCATTAAAGAGGAGATCGGAAACTTCCCCGGGGCATCGATCAGGTATATCGACCCCGCGGTCGAGGTGCTGGCAGACAATCTTCTGCCGATGATCTTCACGAACCTGATCGGGAACGCCATCAAATACGGGGAGCCCGGTGTCGAGATCACCATCGTGGTCGAAGAGCAGGGCGGCGAGGTGCTGGTCTCAGTCGAGGACACCGGCCCGGGTGTGCCGGACGAGGTGAAGAAGAAACTCTTCACCCGGTTCGAACGGGGCAGGGCAGGAGGGAGCGGCCAGGGGCTCGGGCTCTTCATTGTCCGGATGCTCGTCGAACGCTACGGCGGGGAGGTCTGGATAGAGGATCGGATACCCGGCCAGCCGGAGCAGGGGGCGGCGTTCCGGTTCACGCTCCGGAAGGCCGGGTACCGGCCGTAG
- a CDS encoding efflux RND transporter permease subunit — MRSPFELLADAIASRPFAVAGIFAFVFIVALFGMTMVSMETGDGTYVDKTTSRGALLNHYKETYGSDAIMIIFEADDVISPDVLAYIDFLEEDIRNERYIAGVSGIVTLMKGANGGAVPSSRAEITEIEATVPEDLRMRYMPSQLMTITAITLEPGVSSAAQGQVLAGIDSLISISNPPPGVSVTVSGSPAFQVEMRQEMGSSMGMLIAGAMLLMVLAVMLLFSHVRYRLLSVAVVAVGLILTFGVMGLFGIPISMTVIAAFPVLIGIGIDYAIQFHSRLDECAQQMPLPAAVRAAVTNAGPSILIAMGATSMGFIAMFLAPVPMVADFGVTCTIGVVCCYLAALVIVPTFALIMQYRPKAHTGVLDDVASCELDWKGCETVPPHAEGTRGSLIERYDAMLGKLAYTVAKHPIPVILLFCVVAAVGFQLDTRVPINADEETFVPSEMPALLDMKKITRTMGATSSIPVVIAADDVLDPEVLSWIHDFGAYEQSDEKITGVTSIATLIAQYNGGSLPTTKQEIAAVVDRIPEESKNRYLNGNMEAVLQFTTVEMEMDASRSLVQDIEKDIGWFQPPAGVHGQVTGTLEMFAGLMDDIKESKTGMTVLGFAFILGFLLLIYRKINAVSPLIPIVLIVGWNGAIMYLLGIDYTPLTAVLGSMTIGVASEYTILIMERCEEELARGMEISTAIQTAVQKIGTAITVSGMTTVFGFSALILSSFNIISNFGVVTVITVGFSLVGAIFVMPAVLSLMYHLAAKRDAGAEQGSAA; from the coding sequence ATGAGATCGCCGTTCGAACTGCTCGCGGATGCCATCGCCTCGCGCCCGTTTGCCGTCGCGGGCATCTTCGCCTTCGTCTTCATCGTCGCGCTCTTCGGCATGACGATGGTCTCGATGGAGACCGGCGACGGCACTTACGTCGACAAAACCACCTCGCGGGGCGCCCTGCTCAACCACTACAAGGAAACCTACGGCTCCGATGCCATCATGATCATCTTCGAGGCCGATGATGTCATCAGTCCCGACGTCCTCGCCTATATCGATTTTCTCGAAGAGGATATCCGAAACGAGCGCTACATAGCGGGCGTCTCGGGCATCGTGACCCTGATGAAGGGCGCTAACGGCGGAGCGGTGCCGTCGTCCCGGGCGGAGATCACGGAGATCGAAGCGACCGTGCCCGAGGACCTGCGCATGCGCTACATGCCGTCCCAGCTGATGACCATTACCGCGATCACGCTTGAACCTGGCGTCTCGAGCGCCGCTCAGGGCCAGGTGCTCGCCGGGATCGATTCGCTCATCAGCATCTCCAATCCGCCGCCGGGCGTCAGCGTGACGGTCTCCGGCAGCCCCGCGTTCCAGGTGGAGATGCGGCAGGAGATGGGTTCGTCGATGGGAATGCTGATCGCAGGTGCCATGCTCCTCATGGTGCTCGCCGTGATGCTGCTCTTCTCCCACGTCCGCTACCGCCTGTTGTCGGTAGCCGTCGTCGCGGTAGGGCTGATCCTGACCTTCGGGGTCATGGGTCTCTTCGGGATTCCCATCAGCATGACGGTGATCGCCGCCTTCCCGGTGCTCATCGGGATCGGGATCGACTACGCCATCCAGTTCCACTCCCGGCTCGACGAATGCGCTCAGCAGATGCCACTTCCCGCAGCGGTCAGGGCGGCGGTCACGAACGCTGGTCCTTCCATCCTCATCGCGATGGGAGCGACCTCGATGGGCTTTATCGCCATGTTCCTCGCGCCGGTGCCGATGGTGGCCGATTTCGGCGTCACCTGCACCATCGGGGTGGTCTGCTGCTACCTCGCGGCCCTCGTCATCGTGCCGACCTTCGCCCTTATCATGCAGTACCGGCCGAAAGCCCATACCGGCGTACTCGACGACGTCGCCTCCTGCGAGCTCGACTGGAAGGGCTGCGAGACGGTGCCGCCGCACGCGGAGGGGACTCGCGGGTCACTCATCGAACGCTACGACGCGATGCTCGGCAAACTTGCCTACACGGTAGCAAAGCATCCTATCCCGGTTATTCTGCTCTTCTGCGTCGTGGCGGCAGTGGGCTTCCAGCTTGACACCCGTGTCCCCATCAACGCCGACGAGGAGACCTTCGTCCCCTCGGAGATGCCGGCGCTGCTCGATATGAAGAAGATCACCCGCACGATGGGCGCCACCTCGAGCATCCCCGTCGTCATCGCCGCGGACGACGTCCTCGACCCCGAGGTGCTCAGCTGGATTCACGATTTCGGGGCGTACGAACAAAGCGACGAGAAGATCACCGGCGTTACCAGCATAGCCACTCTCATTGCGCAGTATAACGGCGGGTCTCTCCCGACGACGAAACAGGAGATTGCTGCGGTCGTCGACCGCATCCCGGAGGAGTCGAAGAACCGCTACCTGAACGGGAATATGGAGGCGGTGCTGCAGTTTACGACGGTGGAGATGGAAATGGATGCCTCCCGCTCGCTCGTGCAGGATATCGAAAAGGATATCGGCTGGTTCCAGCCTCCCGCAGGAGTCCACGGACAGGTCACGGGCACCCTCGAGATGTTTGCAGGGCTGATGGACGATATCAAGGAGTCCAAGACCGGGATGACCGTGCTCGGCTTTGCGTTCATCCTCGGCTTTCTGCTGCTTATCTACCGGAAGATCAACGCAGTCTCGCCCCTCATCCCGATCGTCCTGATCGTGGGGTGGAACGGGGCGATCATGTACCTGCTCGGGATCGATTATACACCCCTGACCGCCGTGCTCGGCTCGATGACGATCGGCGTCGCCTCGGAGTACACCATCCTGATCATGGAGCGATGCGAGGAGGAACTTGCACGGGGGATGGAGATCTCGACGGCGATCCAGACTGCCGTCCAGAAGATCGGCACTGCAATCACGGTCTCGGGCATGACCACGGTCTTCGGCTTCTCGGCGCTGATCCTCTCGTCTTTCAACATCATCTCGAACTTCGGGGTCGTGACGGTGATCACCGTCGGCTTCTCGCTCGTGGGCGCGATCTTCGTCATGCCGGCCGTGCTCTCGCTTATGTACCACCTCGCCGCGAAGCGGGATGCGGGCGCGGAGCAGGGATCGGCGGCCTGA